A stretch of the Thermus thermophilus genome encodes the following:
- a CDS encoding heme lyase CcmF/NrfE family subunit, whose translation MTPALLGNLSVSLALAFSLLGLGLALLAYLQGDGRFLRGARALVLPAFLAALAAFLALEWALLAHDFSLAYVARNHSTKDPLWVTLVTPWAALEGSLLLWGLLQTLYTLLASRKPLDPWRASLVLAVLFGIQAFFFGVMATIASPFETLPDPPPDGVGPNPLLQNHWMMAVHPVLMYLGFVGLSVPYAYAVAAMVARRYQTWVEETRWWTLIAWGFLTAGKVAGMWWSYEVLGWGGYWAWDPVENASFIPWLLATAFLHTAFVQQTRGAFKTWNFAFVTLAFAATVLGTFLTRSGVIQSVHAFAEGPVGPAFLGFFLLATGLGLGLLSRVSREVRDTALFHPLSREGALLLGAFFFAGWALVVVLGTFYPLLVEAFTGAKVSVGAPFFNQVSAPLGAGILLLMGVGPLLPWRRARREVLRNLLVLLLALALGTLFGLLRGYALGASFALGLFLYNAAAIYLLAREGVLARVRAGLSPWGFLANRRRVGSLVVHFAVALMGLAIAFSQTYRLESEKTLYRGEAWEVGGVRMTFQGVRALDEGRRFAVEALLGTDRFGEVRPRLHFYPQMNSPLPAPEVIYTPGNDYYFLLMDFDREKGEWASIRLIVTPLVFWIWVAGALMALGTLYILWPAGRAEEARGVSPA comes from the coding sequence ATGACCCCGGCCCTTCTCGGCAACCTAAGCGTGAGCCTGGCCCTGGCCTTTAGCCTCCTGGGCCTGGGCCTCGCCCTCCTCGCCTACCTCCAGGGGGACGGGCGCTTCCTAAGGGGGGCGAGGGCCCTCGTGCTCCCCGCCTTCCTCGCCGCCCTTGCCGCCTTCCTCGCCCTGGAGTGGGCCCTCCTCGCCCATGACTTCAGCCTGGCCTACGTGGCGAGGAACCACTCCACCAAAGACCCCCTCTGGGTGACCCTGGTGACCCCCTGGGCGGCCCTCGAGGGGAGCCTCCTCCTCTGGGGCCTCCTCCAGACCCTCTACACCCTCCTCGCCAGCCGCAAGCCTCTGGACCCCTGGCGGGCCTCTTTGGTCCTCGCCGTGCTCTTCGGCATCCAGGCCTTCTTCTTCGGGGTCATGGCCACCATCGCGAGCCCCTTTGAGACCCTGCCCGACCCCCCTCCCGACGGCGTGGGCCCGAACCCCCTCCTCCAGAACCACTGGATGATGGCCGTCCACCCCGTCCTCATGTACCTGGGCTTCGTGGGCCTGAGCGTGCCCTACGCCTACGCGGTGGCGGCCATGGTCGCCCGGCGCTACCAGACCTGGGTGGAGGAAACCCGTTGGTGGACCCTCATCGCCTGGGGCTTCCTCACCGCGGGGAAGGTGGCGGGGATGTGGTGGAGCTACGAGGTCCTGGGCTGGGGCGGGTACTGGGCCTGGGACCCGGTGGAAAACGCCAGCTTCATCCCCTGGCTCCTCGCCACCGCCTTCCTCCACACCGCCTTCGTCCAGCAGACCCGGGGGGCCTTCAAGACCTGGAACTTCGCCTTCGTGACCCTGGCCTTCGCCGCCACCGTCCTCGGCACCTTCCTCACCCGAAGCGGGGTCATCCAGTCGGTCCACGCCTTCGCCGAGGGCCCCGTGGGGCCTGCCTTCCTCGGCTTCTTCCTCCTCGCCACGGGCCTTGGCCTCGGCCTCCTCTCCCGAGTCTCCCGGGAGGTGCGGGACACCGCCCTTTTCCACCCCCTCTCCCGGGAGGGGGCGCTTCTCCTCGGGGCCTTCTTCTTCGCGGGCTGGGCCCTCGTGGTCGTCCTCGGCACCTTCTACCCCCTTCTCGTGGAGGCCTTCACCGGGGCCAAGGTGAGCGTGGGGGCCCCCTTCTTCAACCAGGTCTCGGCCCCCCTGGGGGCGGGGATCCTCCTCCTCATGGGGGTGGGGCCCCTCCTCCCCTGGCGCAGGGCCCGGCGGGAGGTCTTGCGGAACCTCCTCGTCCTTCTCCTCGCCCTCGCCTTGGGGACCCTATTCGGCCTCCTCCGGGGCTACGCCTTGGGGGCCTCCTTCGCTTTGGGACTTTTCCTCTACAACGCCGCCGCCATCTACCTTCTGGCGCGGGAAGGGGTCTTGGCCCGGGTGCGGGCGGGGCTTTCCCCCTGGGGCTTTTTGGCGAACCGGAGGCGGGTGGGGAGCCTCGTGGTCCACTTCGCCGTGGCCCTCATGGGGCTTGCCATCGCCTTCAGCCAGACCTACCGCCTGGAGAGCGAGAAGACCCTCTACCGGGGAGAGGCCTGGGAGGTGGGGGGCGTGCGCATGACCTTCCAGGGGGTGCGGGCCTTGGACGAGGGGCGGCGCTTCGCCGTGGAGGCCCTTCTTGGGACGGACCGCTTCGGGGAGGTGAGGCCCAGGCTCCACTTCTACCCCCAGATGAATAGCCCCCTTCCCGCCCCCGAGGTCATTTACACCCCGGGGAACGACTACTACTTCCTCCTC
- the ccmE gene encoding cytochrome c maturation protein CcmE: protein MKGKHLLGLLVILGALGYMVFGGLGRNLVYFLTPSEYLQDQARYQNRPVRLGGLVKPGTVQYDKDRLELRFVLTDGVAEVPVLHKGTPPGMFKEGQGVVVEGRFQGGVFQGTNLLVKHSETYQPPREGWTPEEVRKLIEEAK, encoded by the coding sequence GTGAAGGGGAAGCACCTCCTCGGCCTCCTGGTCATCCTGGGCGCTTTGGGGTACATGGTCTTCGGGGGGCTTGGGCGGAACCTGGTCTACTTCCTCACCCCTTCGGAGTACCTCCAGGACCAGGCCCGCTACCAGAACCGCCCCGTGCGCCTCGGGGGGCTCGTGAAGCCCGGAACCGTCCAGTACGATAAGGACCGCTTGGAGCTCCGCTTCGTCCTCACGGACGGGGTGGCCGAGGTGCCCGTCCTCCACAAGGGCACCCCTCCGGGCATGTTCAAGGAGGGCCAGGGGGTGGTGGTGGAGGGCCGCTTCCAGGGAGGGGTCTTCCAGGGCACCAACCTCCTGGTGAAGCACTCGGAGACCTACCAGCCTCCCAGGGAAGGCTGGACCCCGGAGGAGGTGCGCAAGCTGATTGAGGAGGCCAAATGA